From Cannabis sativa cultivar Pink pepper isolate KNU-18-1 chromosome 8, ASM2916894v1, whole genome shotgun sequence, a single genomic window includes:
- the LOC115699720 gene encoding probable sugar phosphate/phosphate translocator At1g06470: protein MVEDDLDTKRVEITGSKCTQSGSLRREPSFSGWCDEDGKLELDHHLRNSDARVEDSDFELPLVQQGEIEPNIVGTHRYFITEYNPMSIPLSGGDSMDDTSIHVERDIKEKYEPFDIEIESAKKINVADGSVSCHNHKQVPGKTNNLISAPDILKTLFFILVWYTFSLFLTLYNKSLLGNDLGKFPAPLLMNTVHFTMQAVLSKSITWYWSERFQTNVVMSWRDYFMRVVPTALGTAMDINLSNASLVSISVTFATMCKSGAPIFLLLFAFAFRLESPSIKLSGIILVISLGILLTVAKETEFELGGFILVMLAAVMSGFRWCMTQILLQKESYGLKNPLTLMSYVTPVMAVATGILSLMLDPWNEFRKNDYFNNPWHVTRSSLLMLLGGTLAFFMVLTEYILVSVTSAVTVTIAGVVKEAVTILVAVIYFGDEFTWLKGAGLFTIMIGVSLFNWYKYNNLQKHHHTSEDMESSTTNVAAKYVILEEMDEQENGS, encoded by the exons GTTGAAATTACTGGAAGCAAGTGCACTCAAAGTGGAAGTCTTCGAAGGGAGCCTTCATTTTCTGGTTGGTGTGATGAAGATGGGAAATTAGAGTTGGATCATCATTTGAGGAATAGTGATGCAAGAGTAGAAGATTCTGATTTTGAATTGCCTTTGGTTCAACAAGGTGAGATAGAACCAAATATTGTAGGTACACACAGGTATTTTATTACTGAATATAATCCAATGAGTATCCCCTTGAGTGGTGGGGATAGCATGGATGACACTTCAATCCATGTTGAGAGAGATATAAAAGAGAAATATGAGCCTTTTGATATTGAGATTGAGTCTGCAAAGAAGATAAATGTTGCAGATGGATCCGTTTCTTGTCATAATCATAAGCAAGTGCCAGGAAAAACGAATAATCTTATATCTGCCCCCGATATTTTGAAGACATTATTTTTCATTCTTGTTTGGTACACCTTCAGCCTGTTTCTTACATT GTATAACAAGAGTTTGTTAGGGAATGACTTGGGGAAGTTTCCAGCACCCCTATTGATGAACACTGTCCATTTTACAATGCAAGCTGTTTTATCAAAATCAATCACATGGTATTGGTCTGAGAGATTCCAAACTAATGTTGTTATGTCATGGAGGGATTATTTTATGAGAG TTGTACCAACAGCTCTTGGGACAGCAATGGATATTAACTTGAGCAATGCATCTCTTGTTTCTATATCAGTCACGTTTGCCACGATG TGTAAATCAGGCGCTCCTATATTTCTTCTTCTATTTGCTTTTGCTTTTAG GTTGGAGTCTCCAAGCATTAAACTGTCAGGCATAATTTTAGTAATCTCCCTTGGAATATTATTAACAG TTGCAAAGGAAACAGAGTTTGAGCTTGGGGGTTTCATTCTTGTTATGCTTGCTGCTGTTATGTCTGGCTTCCGGTGGTGCATGACTCAAATTCTTTTGCAA AAAGAATCCTACG GATTAAAAAACCCGCTGACCCTGATGAGCTATGTAACTCCAGTGATGGCAGTGGCAACCGGTATTCTCTCGTTAATGCTGGATCCATGGAATGAGTTTAGAAAGAATGATTACTTCAATAATCCATGGCATGTCACTCGAAGCTCTTTGCTGATGCTCCTTGGTGGAACTCTTGCATTTTTTATG GTGTTAACAGAATACATTCTTGTCTCAGTAACTAGTGCTGTTACAGTGACAATAGCAGGCGTTGTGAAGGAGGCTGTCACAATATTG GTTGCAGTCATTTATTTCGGTGATGAGTTTACTTGGCTAAAAGGAGCAGGCCTATTCACAATCATGATTGGTGTTAGTTTATTCAACTGGTACAA atACAATAACCTTCAGAAGCATCATCACACAAGTGAAGACATGGAGTCTTCTACAACTAATGTTGCTGCAAAATATGTCATTCTTGAGGAGATGGATGAGCAAGAAAATGGTAGTTGA